A single Tamandua tetradactyla isolate mTamTet1 chromosome X, mTamTet1.pri, whole genome shotgun sequence DNA region contains:
- the NCBP2L gene encoding LOW QUALITY PROTEIN: nuclear cap-binding protein subunit 2-like (The sequence of the model RefSeq protein was modified relative to this genomic sequence to represent the inferred CDS: inserted 2 bases in 2 codons; substituted 1 base at 1 genomic stop codon), producing the protein MSNDLSILRRDSALEPSEYRDRRFSGNDQERERLLKESSTLYVGNVSFYTTEDQIYELFGRCGDIKNVFIGXDKIKKTACGFCFVKYQNRADAENTMRFLNGTCVDDRIIRTXWDLGFRQGRQYGWGRSGGQVXDEFCEDFDADRGSFGKQFLIYIRRF; encoded by the exons ATGTCCAACGATCTGAGTATTCTGCGTAGGGACTCTGCTCTGGAGCCCAGCGAGTATCGGGACCGGCGGTTCAGTGGTAATGACCAAGAACGTGAAAGGTTGCTGAAGGAAAGCAGCACATTGTATGTGGGGAATGTCTCCTTTTACACAACTGAAGATCAAATATATGAACTCTTTGGGAGATGTGGTGATATCAAGAATGTATTTATAG tggataaaataaagaaaacagcatGTGGTTTCTGCTTTGTAAAATACCAAAATAGAGCTGATGCTGAAAATACTATGCGGTTCCTAAATGGGACCTGTGTAGATGACCGTATTATCCGCA TTTGGGATCTAGGCTTTCGACAGGGTAGGCAGTATGGCTGGGGCCGATCTGGGGGCCAAGTCTGAGATGAGTTTTGTGAAGATTTTGATGCCGACAGAGgcagctttggaaaacagtttcttATCTATATTAGAAGATTCTAG